ACCGCGTCGCGGGCGGGTGGCTGCGCGCATCTGCGACGCGAACTTCGGATCATCCGCGGACAGCGCGCGTTCCATCTGGTCGAGCATCCGTTGCTCGTGCTCCGACAGCGGCACGACCGACCTCCCAACGAACGATTTCTGACGCATCGAGCGTGCGTCGACGTCTACCCCTTGAGGATATGTCCCAGAAGCTCCCCGCGGTAGCTCGGGCGTCGGATCCGGTCGTCCGGAGATTCGGAAGGCGTTCCGCAGCGGTTCGCGGGTGGTTCACCGCAGGGTGGGCGCGACGGCCGCATCGAGTCCGCTGACCATCGGCAACCCCAGCTCCTGCAGCACCAACCCGAGGAAGGTCTCCCCCGCCCGGATCAGGTCGTCGGCCTCCCGGGCGCTCGGTCGCTGCGCGCCGCGATCGTAGACCTGGCCGCGCTTGCCGGTGCCGGCGAAGAACTCGGCCCACTCGCGCAGCTCGGGGACCGCTTCGCCGACCACCTGCCACACCGACCGCGGACGCGATCGGGGCGACCGAGCGCTTCGTGCGGCCACCAGCGCCGCGGCGGCACGCAGTGCGCCGAGCTGCGCGCAGCGGTAACGCTCTACCAGGTCGGACTGGTGGCATGCCTCGAGCAGGCAGTCGCGAGACCGGTCGACGAGGTCGAGCACGCCCGCGGCGCAGGCGATCGGGGGTTGCTGCGGGCGGGCGGCTCGCGGAGTGCCCGGACGGTTGGCAAGAGCAGTCATGGATGCCTCCTGGCTGGCTGGTCGATCGAACTTCTGTTCGATGGGTCAGACCGTAGGTGGCAGCACCGACAACCTCAGCCGACGAGGTTCTGATGCACCTCGAGCGTCGCGGTCGAACGGTTCATCGTGATGAAGTGGATGCCCGGCGCGCCCTCGCCGATCAGGCGCTGCGCGTGTTCGGTGCAGATCTGCACCCCGACCTCCCGCACCGCGACCTTGTCGTCCTTCAGGGCCTCCAGCCGCTCGACGACGTCCGGCGCGAGCGGCTGGCCGTTGAGCTGGGTCATCCGCTGCAGTTGGCCGTACGCCGTCACCGGCATCAGACCCGGAACGATCGGCATCGTGCGTCCGGCACCGTCGACGAGGTCACGCAACCGCAGGTAGGCGTCGACGTCGGTCACCATCTGGGTGATCGCGAACGCGGCACCGGCGTCGGCCTTACGGATGAGCACCTTCGCGTCGTCCTCCAGCGACCCCGACTCCGGGTGCTTGTCCGGGAATGCCGCCACCCCGACGGTGAAGTCGCCGAGCCCGCGAATCAGGTCGACGAGTTGCTCGGCGTGGTCGAGGCCCTCGGGGTGCGGGGTCCATTCGGTGCCCAGACCGCCGGCCGGGTCGCCGCGCAGCGCGAGAATGTTGCGGATGCCGGCGCCGGCGTACTGCCCGACGATCTGACGCAGCTCGGCCACCGAACTGCCGACACAGGTCAGGTGCGCCATGGTGGTCAGCGTCGTCTCGTGCTCGATGCGTCCGGTGATGCGGACGGTGCGGTCACGGGTGGACCCGCCGGCCCCGTAGGTGACCGAGATGAACGAGGGGTGGACCCGCTCGATCCGACGGATGGAGTCCCACAGCACCGCTTCGCTCGCGTCGTCGCGCGGAGGGAAGAACTCGAAACTGAACGCCGTGTCGGGAGCACCCAACAGGTCTGGAATGCTTGGGTGCGGACGGGCACTCGCATCGGACATGCGGGTGACCATATCGGTTGCGGAGCTTCGGCCAGAATGCCGACCAACTGGTGGGTAACCAGCCGTCCGCCATCGCCCGGCCCGGAAAGGACCCCGCGTGAATCAGGCAGTGCGAGCACCGATGCCGGTGGAGCCGCCGGTGGTGCCCTCATTGGACCAACTGAGGGCACAGGTTCAGGTCGTCCTCGACCGCGCCCACGACCAGCACGCGGAGCAACTCGCCCCGATCGGCACGGAGATGACCGCGCTCATCGACCCGATCCACGCCCTGCTACGCGGCGGCAAGCGCCTGCGTGCCGCCTTCTGTTACTGGGGTTACCGCGCTGCGGGCGGTGCGCACAGCGACGCGATCGTGCAGGTCGCCACCGCGATGGAGGTGTTCCAGGCGGCAGCGCTGCTGCACGACGACGTGATGGACCGCAGCGACACCCGTCGCGGCCGCCCGACGGCCCACCGGGTGCTCGCCGCCATGCACCGCGAGCACGGCTGGGACGGCGACGCCGACCGGTTCGGGGAGGCGGGCGCGATCCTCGCCGGCGACCTGTGCCTCAACTGGACCGACGAGCTCTACAGCACCAGTGGCCTGCCCGAGGCCGAACTGCGCCGCGGCCGGGCGGTCTTCGACCTTATGCGCACCCAACTGATGGGCGGCCAGTACCTCGACGTGCTCGAGTCGGTGCGCCCCTGGGAGTCGGCGTCGACCCAGGACCGCATCGACCGGGCCCGTCTGGTGATCCGGTACAAGAGCGCGAAGTACACCGTCGAGCAGCCGCTGCTCATCGGAGCCACCGCGTTCGGCGTCGACGACGACACTCGGGCGGCGCTGTCCGAGTACGGCCTGGCGCTGGGTGAGGCGTTCCAGTTGCGCGACGACCTGCTCGGGGTCTACGGCGACCCCGAGGCGACCGGCAAACCCGCCGGCGACGATCTGCGCGAGGGCAAGCGCACCGTGCTCGTGGCGCACACCCTCGACACCGCGACGCCGACCCAGATCGAGCGGTTCAACGAACTGTTCGGCCGGGCCGACCTCGACGAAGCGGGCGTCGACTGGCTGCGCGAGTTGGTGAGTTCCTCGGGTGCGGTCGACGCCACCGAGGCCATGATCTCCGCGCTCAGTGCGCATGCCGACGCGGCGCTGGATCGAGCAACCCTCACGCCCGAGGGCGAGCGCATGTTGCGCGACCTCGTCGGCATCGCGGTCGCCCGCAACGCCTGAGCAGGCGTCTACCAGGCGAGTTCGCTGGCTCGCTTCCGCACCTCGGCCTTGCGACCGAGCTGCAGCATGGTGATCGGCGACCCCACCACCGGCAGCGTGTCGTCCGGGGTGAACAACCAACGCAGGGCCTCCTCGGAGGTGAGGTGCGCGTCGCGCAGCACGGTGATCGTGCCACCGAGCGCAGGCAACAGCTCACCGTCACGCACGAACGCCGCGGGCACCGAGATCGCCTCGTTCGGCCCGACCCTTGCGGCGAGCAGCTCGCCGTCGTCGATCATCCGGCGCACCGTGCGGTGCGGCAGTCCGAGTGCATCAGCGATTTCGGGCACCGAAAGCCAGGCGCCGACCAGGGTTTCCACGTCATTCACGGCACCAGCTTGGCACGAGGCGCGTCCGAGCCGGGACGGGCGGTCGGCACACGCGGACCAGCCTCCACGCAGCAGCAGGCGAAGGAACTTAGAATTTGCGGGTGAGTCCAGTCAGTGAGGCGTCGATCGTCGGACGGGTGATCGACGGTCGATACCGCGTCACCCGGCACCTCGCCGACGGCGGAATGGGCTCGGTGTTCGTCGCGACCGACCTGCGCCTCGAACGCGACATCGCGCTCAAGGTGATGCGCTCCGACCTGGCCCGCGACGACGCATTCGTCGCGCGGTTCCGCCGCGAGGCACACTCCGCGGCGCGCCTGACCCACCCGAACGTCGTGGCGGTCACCGACCAGGGGTCGGACGGCCACTACGCCTTCCTGGCGATGGAGCTGGTGCTCGGCGAGACGCTGCGCCAGCTGATCCGTCGACGCGGACCGCTGCCCGTCGACGAAGCGCTCGGCCTGTTGGACCCGGTGGTCGACGGGCTGGCCGCAGCGCACCGCGCCGGCATCGTGCACCGCGACGTCAAACCGGAGAACGTGCTGATCAGCTCGACCGGACAGGTGAAGGTGACCGACTTCGGCCTCGCCCGCGCGGTCACCACCAGCACCCTCACCGGCGACAGCGACATCCTGCTCGGCACCGCCTCCTACCTCTCGCCCGAACAGGTCGAACACGGCACCGCAGACGCCCGCTCCGACGTCTACTCCGCCGGGTTGCTGCTGTTCGAGATGGTCACCGGCGAGAAGGCTTTCCCCGGCGACTCCCCCATCCACGTCGCCTACCAGCACGTGCACGGCACGATGCCCAAGGCGTCGGACGCCGTCCCCACCGTGCCCGCCGCCGTCGACCGGTTGATCGCGGAGGCCACCGCGAAGAACCCCGACGACCGCCCGGCCACCGCGGCCGACCTGCTCATCGCGCTGCGTACGGTGCGCCGTTCGCTCGGTGCGTCGCGCACCGACGACGAAACCACGGACGTCGCCGTGGTCGCCGACGCCGACCACGCACCCCCCGCTGACAACACCGCCGACAACACCACCGCCGACACGGACGAGACCGACGTCCGGTCGCTCGGAGCGAAGAACTCCTACACCACCGAGATCGGCAGCCGCACCGATCCGCTGCACACCGACGCGTACCCGGAATCGGCCGCGGCTCCCGGACGGCGCCGCCGAACCGCACTGATCGCGGCGGTGCTGGCGGTGCTGCTCGTCGTCGGCGGCGGCGCCGGGTGGGCGTTCACGGCCGGCCCATTCGGTTCGACGAAGGTGCCCACGGTCACCGGCATGACCCAGGGTTCGGCGGTGAGCAGCCTCACCGGTTCAGACCTCAAGGTGAAGGTGCAACAGACGTTCAGCGAGACGGTGCCGGCCGGTCGCGTGATCAAGGCCGATCCGGCCGCGGGAGCTCAGACCCGCAAGAACTCCACCGTCGTCCTCACCGTGTCCAAGGGCGCCGAACGGTTCACCGTTCCCGGCCTGCCCGGCACCACCGAGGCCGACGCCCGCGCGGCGGTGACGAAGGCGGAGCTCACCGTCGGCACCGTCACCAAGGCCTACAACGAGACCGTGCCCAGCGGTTCGGTCGTCTCGAGCAATCCGGCGGCAGGTAGCCCGTTGAAGCGGGGCACCAAGGTCAACCTCGTCGTCAGCCAGGGCAAGCAGCCCATCCCCGTTCCGGTCATCGCGGGTCAACCTCAAGATCAGGTCGAGTCTTCGCTGACCTCCCTGGGCCTCAAGGTGACGCAGGCGCCCCAGGAATTCTCCGACACCGTCGCCAAGGGATCGGTGATCCGCAGCAACCCGGGTCAGGGTGCGATCGCGCACAAGGGCGCCACCGTCGAGATCGTCGTCTCCAAGGGTCCGGAGATGGTCACCGTGCCGAATGTCGTCGACATGAAGAGCGGAGCGGCCCGCAGCAAGCTCGAGGCCGCCGGCTTCACGGTCAAGATCGACCGGTTCTTCGGCGGCCTCTTCGACACCGTCCGCGACCAGAGCCTGCGCGCGGGCAGTTCGGTGCGCAAGGGCAGCACCATCACCCTGTCGGTCGTCTGAGCCGGCCACCCGGCCTGGAACAGCAAGTGCCCGCCCCGGGCCGTGATGGCCGGGGCGGGCACTTTGTTCCGACTGCAGGTCAGCGGGTGCGCTGGGCGAGCATCTCCGCCACCAGGAACGCCAGTTCCAGGCTCTGCTGGTGGTTCAGACGCGGATCGCAGGCGGTCTCGTAACGCTTCTCGAGATCCTCGTCGGCGATCCGCTCGGCGCCACCGAGACATTCGGTGACATCGTTGCCGGTGAGCTCGACGTGCACGCCACCGGGGATGGTGCCGAGGGCGGCGTGCACCTCGAAGAAGCCCTGCACCTCGTCGACGATCTGGTCGAACTCACGGGTCTTGTAGCCGCTGGCCGACTCGAAGGTGTTGCCGTGCATCGGGTCGCAGACCCACACCACCTGCGCGCCGGACTCGGTCACCCGCTGCACCAGGTTCGGCAGCTTCTCGCGCACCACGCCGGCACCCATACGGGTGATGAAGGTCAGGCGTCCCGGGGTGCGCTCGGGGTCGAGGCGGTCGATCATCCGCAGCACCTCGTCCGGGTCGACGTTCGGGCCGAGCTTCACGCCGATCGGGTTGTGGATGCGCGAGACGAAGTCGATGTGTGCGCCGTCGAGCTGACGGGTGCGTTCGCCGACCCACACGAAGTGTCCCGACACCGCGTACGGGTTGCCGGTGCGCGAGTCGATGCGGGTCAGCGGCTGTTCGTAGTCGAGCA
This genomic stretch from Calidifontibacter indicus harbors:
- a CDS encoding SAV_6107 family HEPN domain-containing protein — its product is MTALANRPGTPRAARPQQPPIACAAGVLDLVDRSRDCLLEACHQSDLVERYRCAQLGALRAAAALVAARSARSPRSRPRSVWQVVGEAVPELREWAEFFAGTGKRGQVYDRGAQRPSAREADDLIRAGETFLGLVLQELGLPMVSGLDAAVAPTLR
- the metF gene encoding methylenetetrahydrofolate reductase [NAD(P)H]; the encoded protein is MSDASARPHPSIPDLLGAPDTAFSFEFFPPRDDASEAVLWDSIRRIERVHPSFISVTYGAGGSTRDRTVRITGRIEHETTLTTMAHLTCVGSSVAELRQIVGQYAGAGIRNILALRGDPAGGLGTEWTPHPEGLDHAEQLVDLIRGLGDFTVGVAAFPDKHPESGSLEDDAKVLIRKADAGAAFAITQMVTDVDAYLRLRDLVDGAGRTMPIVPGLMPVTAYGQLQRMTQLNGQPLAPDVVERLEALKDDKVAVREVGVQICTEHAQRLIGEGAPGIHFITMNRSTATLEVHQNLVG
- a CDS encoding polyprenyl synthetase family protein is translated as MNQAVRAPMPVEPPVVPSLDQLRAQVQVVLDRAHDQHAEQLAPIGTEMTALIDPIHALLRGGKRLRAAFCYWGYRAAGGAHSDAIVQVATAMEVFQAAALLHDDVMDRSDTRRGRPTAHRVLAAMHREHGWDGDADRFGEAGAILAGDLCLNWTDELYSTSGLPEAELRRGRAVFDLMRTQLMGGQYLDVLESVRPWESASTQDRIDRARLVIRYKSAKYTVEQPLLIGATAFGVDDDTRAALSEYGLALGEAFQLRDDLLGVYGDPEATGKPAGDDLREGKRTVLVAHTLDTATPTQIERFNELFGRADLDEAGVDWLRELVSSSGAVDATEAMISALSAHADAALDRATLTPEGERMLRDLVGIAVARNA
- a CDS encoding Rv2175c family DNA-binding protein; this translates as MNDVETLVGAWLSVPEIADALGLPHRTVRRMIDDGELLAARVGPNEAISVPAAFVRDGELLPALGGTITVLRDAHLTSEEALRWLFTPDDTLPVVGSPITMLQLGRKAEVRKRASELAW
- the pknB gene encoding Stk1 family PASTA domain-containing Ser/Thr kinase, producing MSPVSEASIVGRVIDGRYRVTRHLADGGMGSVFVATDLRLERDIALKVMRSDLARDDAFVARFRREAHSAARLTHPNVVAVTDQGSDGHYAFLAMELVLGETLRQLIRRRGPLPVDEALGLLDPVVDGLAAAHRAGIVHRDVKPENVLISSTGQVKVTDFGLARAVTTSTLTGDSDILLGTASYLSPEQVEHGTADARSDVYSAGLLLFEMVTGEKAFPGDSPIHVAYQHVHGTMPKASDAVPTVPAAVDRLIAEATAKNPDDRPATAADLLIALRTVRRSLGASRTDDETTDVAVVADADHAPPADNTADNTTADTDETDVRSLGAKNSYTTEIGSRTDPLHTDAYPESAAAPGRRRRTALIAAVLAVLLVVGGGAGWAFTAGPFGSTKVPTVTGMTQGSAVSSLTGSDLKVKVQQTFSETVPAGRVIKADPAAGAQTRKNSTVVLTVSKGAERFTVPGLPGTTEADARAAVTKAELTVGTVTKAYNETVPSGSVVSSNPAAGSPLKRGTKVNLVVSQGKQPIPVPVIAGQPQDQVESSLTSLGLKVTQAPQEFSDTVAKGSVIRSNPGQGAIAHKGATVEIVVSKGPEMVTVPNVVDMKSGAARSKLEAAGFTVKIDRFFGGLFDTVRDQSLRAGSSVRKGSTITLSVV